In Rhodamnia argentea isolate NSW1041297 chromosome 5, ASM2092103v1, whole genome shotgun sequence, the DNA window CTCATCTTGAACCTCGTCTTCCATATCTATAATGATGTTGTGCAGCAAACAGCAAACAAATATGATCCTCGGTAACTTGTTCCGGTCGGGCATCCACAGAACCCCTTCGATTATCTTCCACATGTCCTTTAACCGCACCAATGCCCTCCGAGCCACTAATCTCGTGGCGTGATGCCGTTTGTTAAACCCAAGCTGATAATCCACAAGGCCTTTTCCTTTATAAGGAGTCAGAAGCCAAGGCAAAAGTGGGAAACCCGCATCCCCGACAATGTATTCTCTTATTTCCGTTCCTTCCGGCAGCGGCATTTTCTTCCCATTGAGCCTCTTTCCATCATCAGAGAGCCCTAAAGAAACCTGAGCTACCGAGAACAGTGGCATCGCTCAATTTTCCAGGCCAACCAGTAATCACATCCCGGAATCTCAAATCAGCATCCACTACTGCCTGCAAAATCATGCTGCACTTTTTCTCCAGATCAAACCAGACATTGTTAGAAGGGTCCACCATTGGCAAGTTCATGAGGACGTGGGTGGTGTCAATGGCTCCACAACAATTCGGAAGGCCTCGAATTTTCTCAAACTTTGACTTTATCTGTTCCATCTCTGATTCATCCGAAGGCCAATGGAGATGAGGCAGTGCCTTCTCTTCCATTGCCTCCACGAATCGCCAAGTTATTTGGGAAACCGTCGATTGGTTCATTCCGAACGATTCACCAATGCTTGATAATGATTTTCCTGAACTAAGCCTCCTAAGAGCAACAGCTACTAGATCATTTAAGGACAGAGGATTTCCACTGAGATCGGTGAAGCTTGAGGGTTtattcatcatttcttccttcACCATTGAACAGACATAGTCGAATGTTTTTCTCGATATTCTGAAAAATGACTCGAATTCCTTTGATTTCTTTGGTTGCGATGGACCTATATACATGTTCAAAGACAATTGCTCACTCTTTGTGTCAGACTTCAAAAGAATAGTTTATAGCATAttatttcctctctctccaattATGAGTCAAACTCTCACAATAGCAATGAGCCATCAAATGATACAAAGCATATATGGTCATGTGGAGTTGAGTATCGCCTAGAAAGATTAGTATCTATTAGGCAGAGAAGGCATTCaagaaagatttgattttttatggttatcAGAATAAATTCAAGTCCTCCAAGGGAAGTTCGTCCTCCAAAAGCAATATATGCACATCAATACATATTCAAAATCATGTGCATAAAAGAAAGTGTTTTGACCTGAAGACTAGAAAAACATCCATTGCTTTTTACTGCAGAAATGTACCAATTGAAAGCTATAATTGAAcactagagaaagaagaaactgACTTGTGACATAAGCAAAATGAAGATATCAACCAAAACAGAAGCAAACTTGAAGATGAAGGATGGATTAGAAAAGCCAGTCCATGGTAGTGAGCTCCAGTGTTACCAGATCAATTCATCTATCTCTGCTCTCCAGTACGACTTTCCTCTCCAGACTTGTTTACTAATCTTTCTAGAGGTAGAAAGAAGAGCAAACTATCCTGATGAAGCAGACTTATGCAAGGTTCTGTTCTCCCACCGCACACAGTATTTAACCTTGA includes these proteins:
- the LOC115726717 gene encoding LOW QUALITY PROTEIN: protein ALP1-like (The sequence of the model RefSeq protein was modified relative to this genomic sequence to represent the inferred CDS: deleted 1 base in 1 codon); amino-acid sequence: MGPIRGGVKKKRRRKAENNKNKVDSDASLASLPVQPQSLDWWDDFSKRISGPSQPKKSKEFESFFRISRKTFDYVCSMVKEEMMNKPSSFTDLSGNPLSLNDLVAVALRRLSSGKSLSSIGESFGMNQSTVSQITWRFVEAMEEKALPHLHWPSDESEMEQIKSKFEKIRGLPNCCGAIDTTHVLMNLPMVDPSNNVWFDLEKKCSMILQAVVDADLRFRDVITGWPGKLSDATVLGSSGFFRLSDDGKRLNGKKMPLPEGTEIREYIVGDAGFPLLPWLLTPYKGKGLVDYQLGFNKRHHATRLVARRALVRLKDMWKIIEGVLWMPDRNKLPRIIFVCCLLHNIIIDMEDEVQDEMPLSHDHDPGYRQQMCEAVNTEGSLIREKLSLYLAGKLPP